The proteins below are encoded in one region of Triticum aestivum cultivar Chinese Spring chromosome 1B, IWGSC CS RefSeq v2.1, whole genome shotgun sequence:
- the LOC123135358 gene encoding auxin transporter-like protein 2 isoform X2 — protein MVPGDQAEESIVAMADGGHGSGKEGARVMDGGEESERGHGDGGFTVKDMLWHGGSVWDAWFSCASNQVAQVLLTLPYSFSQLGMASGLVLQVFYGLMGSWTAYLISVLYVEYRARKEREGVSFKNHVIQWFEVLDGLLGPYWKAAGLAFNCTFLLFGSVIQLIACAREIMHAMWKPRKFKYIYLVATLYVFTLTLPSASTMYWAFGDALLTHSNAFSLLPKSGWRDAAVILMLIHQFITFGFACTPLYFVWEKAIGMHHTGSVLRRALARLPLVLPIWFLAIIFPFFGPINSAVGALLVSFTVYIIPAVAHMLTYRSAHARSNAAEKPPAFLPSWSGMFVVNAFVVAWVLVVGFGLGGWASVSNFVKQIDTFGLFAKCYQCPPRAHLPAAGSPLSAPARH, from the exons ATGGTGCCGGGGGATCAGGCGGAGGAGTCCAtcgtggccatggcggacggcgggcACGGCAGCGGCAAGGAGGGCGCGCGCGtgatggacggcggcgaggagtcGGAGCGCGGGCACGGCGACGGCGGGTTCACCGTGAAGGACATGCTCTGGCACGGCGGATCCGTGTGGGACGCCTGGTTCAGCTGCGCCTCCAACCAG gTGGCGCAGGTGCTGCTGACGCTGCCCTACTCCTTCTCGCAGCTGGGGATGGCCTCCGGGCTGGTGCTGCAGGTGTTCTACGGCCTCATGGGCAGCTGGACCGCCTACCTCATCAGCGTCCTCTACGTGGAGTACCGCGCCCGCAAGGAGAGGGAGGGCGTCAGCTTCAAGAACCACGTCATCCAG TGGTTCGAGGTTCTGGACGGGCTGCTGGGCCCGTACTGGAAGGCGGCCGGGCTGGCCTTCAACTGCACCTTCCTGCTCTTCGGCTCCGTCATCCAGCTCATCGCCTGCGCAAG agagATCATGCACGCGATGTGGAAGCCGCGCAAGTTCAAGTACATCTACCTGGTGGCCACGCTGTACGTGTTCACGCTGACGCTGCCGTCGGCGTCGACCATGTACTGGGCGTTCGGCGACGCGCTGCTCACGCACTCCAACGCCTTCTCGCTGCTCCCAAAGTCCGGGTGGCGCGACGCGGCGGTGATCCTCATGCTCATCCACCAGTTCATCACCTTCGGCTTCGCGTGCACCCCGCTCTACTTCGTGTGGGAGAAGGCCATCGGCATGCACCACACCGGCAGCGTCCTCAGGCGCGCGCTCGCGCGGCTCCCCCTCGTCCTCCCCATCTGGTTCCTCGCCATCATCTTCCCCTTCTTCGGGCCCATCAACTCCGCCGTCGGCGCGCTCCTTGTCAGCTTCACCGTCTacatcatccccgccgtcgcccACATGCTCACCTACCGCTCCGCCCACGCCAGATCG AatgcggcggagaagccgccggcgttcctgccgagctggaGCGGGATGTTCGTGGTGAACGCGTTCGTGGTGGCGTGGGTGCTGGTGGTCGGGTTCGGGCTCGGCGGCTGGGCGAGCGTGTCCAACTTCGTCAAGCAGATAGACACCTTCGGGCTCTTCGCCAAGTGCTACCAGTGTCCCCCGAGGGCACACCTCCCGGCAGCGGGGTCGCCCCTGTCAGCGCCGGCGCGCCACTAG
- the LOC123135358 gene encoding auxin transporter-like protein 2 isoform X1, translated as MVPGDQAEESIVAMADGGHGSGKEGARVMDGGEESERGHGDGGFTVKDMLWHGGSVWDAWFSCASNQVAQVLLTLPYSFSQLGMASGLVLQVFYGLMGSWTAYLISVLYVEYRARKEREGVSFKNHVIQWFEVLDGLLGPYWKAAGLAFNCTFLLFGSVIQLIACASNIYYINDRLDKRTWTYIFGACCATTVFIPSFHNYRLWSFLGLGMTTYTAWYLTIAAAVHGQVPGAKHSGPKSLMLYFTGATNILYTFGGHAVTVEIMHAMWKPRKFKYIYLVATLYVFTLTLPSASTMYWAFGDALLTHSNAFSLLPKSGWRDAAVILMLIHQFITFGFACTPLYFVWEKAIGMHHTGSVLRRALARLPLVLPIWFLAIIFPFFGPINSAVGALLVSFTVYIIPAVAHMLTYRSAHARSNAAEKPPAFLPSWSGMFVVNAFVVAWVLVVGFGLGGWASVSNFVKQIDTFGLFAKCYQCPPRAHLPAAGSPLSAPARH; from the exons ATGGTGCCGGGGGATCAGGCGGAGGAGTCCAtcgtggccatggcggacggcgggcACGGCAGCGGCAAGGAGGGCGCGCGCGtgatggacggcggcgaggagtcGGAGCGCGGGCACGGCGACGGCGGGTTCACCGTGAAGGACATGCTCTGGCACGGCGGATCCGTGTGGGACGCCTGGTTCAGCTGCGCCTCCAACCAG gTGGCGCAGGTGCTGCTGACGCTGCCCTACTCCTTCTCGCAGCTGGGGATGGCCTCCGGGCTGGTGCTGCAGGTGTTCTACGGCCTCATGGGCAGCTGGACCGCCTACCTCATCAGCGTCCTCTACGTGGAGTACCGCGCCCGCAAGGAGAGGGAGGGCGTCAGCTTCAAGAACCACGTCATCCAG TGGTTCGAGGTTCTGGACGGGCTGCTGGGCCCGTACTGGAAGGCGGCCGGGCTGGCCTTCAACTGCACCTTCCTGCTCTTCGGCTCCGTCATCCAGCTCATCGCCTGCGCAAG TAACATCTACTACATCAACGACCGGTTGGACAAGCGGACGTGGACCTACATCTTCGGGGCCTGCTGCGCCACCACCGTCTTCATCCCCTCCTTCCACAACTACCGACTCTGGTCCTTCCTCGGCCTCGGCATGACCACCTACACCGCCTGGTAcctcaccatcgccgccgccgtgcACGGCCAGGTCCCCGGCGCCAAGCACTCGGGCCCCAAAAGCCTGATGCTCTACTTCACGGGCGCCACCAATATCCTCTACACCTTCGGCGGCCACGCCGTCACCGT agagATCATGCACGCGATGTGGAAGCCGCGCAAGTTCAAGTACATCTACCTGGTGGCCACGCTGTACGTGTTCACGCTGACGCTGCCGTCGGCGTCGACCATGTACTGGGCGTTCGGCGACGCGCTGCTCACGCACTCCAACGCCTTCTCGCTGCTCCCAAAGTCCGGGTGGCGCGACGCGGCGGTGATCCTCATGCTCATCCACCAGTTCATCACCTTCGGCTTCGCGTGCACCCCGCTCTACTTCGTGTGGGAGAAGGCCATCGGCATGCACCACACCGGCAGCGTCCTCAGGCGCGCGCTCGCGCGGCTCCCCCTCGTCCTCCCCATCTGGTTCCTCGCCATCATCTTCCCCTTCTTCGGGCCCATCAACTCCGCCGTCGGCGCGCTCCTTGTCAGCTTCACCGTCTacatcatccccgccgtcgcccACATGCTCACCTACCGCTCCGCCCACGCCAGATCG AatgcggcggagaagccgccggcgttcctgccgagctggaGCGGGATGTTCGTGGTGAACGCGTTCGTGGTGGCGTGGGTGCTGGTGGTCGGGTTCGGGCTCGGCGGCTGGGCGAGCGTGTCCAACTTCGTCAAGCAGATAGACACCTTCGGGCTCTTCGCCAAGTGCTACCAGTGTCCCCCGAGGGCACACCTCCCGGCAGCGGGGTCGCCCCTGTCAGCGCCGGCGCGCCACTAG